In Musa acuminata AAA Group cultivar baxijiao chromosome BXJ2-10, Cavendish_Baxijiao_AAA, whole genome shotgun sequence, a genomic segment contains:
- the LOC135624914 gene encoding heme-binding-like protein At3g10130, chloroplastic produces MATLWKPYTIVTSISKSPSHRSPSSSRSSTIVMASAERSGTAARRSPSAWETRISLVLALASQASAVSQRYLVELASETAKYAFPRRRFEAQNLEEALMSVPDLETVKFRVLKRTNEYEIREVESYFIAETTMPGKTGFDFNGSSQAFNVLAAYLFGKNITSEQMEMTTPVYTHKSQSDGVKMDMTTPVITNKSPNQDKWQMSFVMPSKYGSNLPMPKDPSVSIKEVPKKIVAVAAFSGFVTDEDVMQRESKLREALRSDTEFQVKEGASVEVAQFNPPFTLPFTRRNEVAVEVERKA; encoded by the exons atGGCTACGCTGTGGAAACCCTACACCATCGTCACCTCCATCTCTAAATCTCCTAGCCACCGGAGCCCGTCGTCCTCGCGGTCGTCGACCATCGTCATGGCCTCGGCGGAGCGAAGCGGTACCGCGGCGCGGAGGAGCCCGTCGGCATGGGAGACTCGGATCTCTCTCGTACTCGCCCTCGCTTCCCAGGCCTCGGCCGTGTCTCAGCGGT ATTTGGTGGAATTGGCGTCGGAAACCGCAAAGTACGCTTTTCCGCGGAGGAGATTTGAAGCTCAGAATCTTGAGGAGGCTCTGATGTCAG TTCCGGATCTTGAAACAGTCAAATTCCGGGTCTTGAAGCGGACGAACGAGTACGAGATTAGAGAAGTCGAG TCTTATTTCATTGCCGAGACAACAATGCCAGGGAAGACTGGGTTTGATTTCAATGGCTCATCACAAGCATTCAATGTCCTAGCAGCATACCTATTTGGTAAG AATATTACAAGCGAGCAAATGGAAATGACCACTCCTGTTTATACCCACAAATCGCAGTCTGATGGAGTGAAGATGGATATGACAACCCCTGTGATCACAAACAAG TCACCCAATCAGGATAAGTGGCAGATGTCATTTGTCATGCCATCCAAATACGGTTCTAACTTGCCAATGCCCAAAGATCCATCAGTAAGCATCAAAGAGGTGCCAAAGAAAATAGTAGCAGTTGCTGCCTTCTCAG GCTTTGTTACAGATGAAGATGTCATGCAAAGAGAATCCAAATTACGTGAGGCTCTAAGAAGTGATACAGAGTTCCAAGTGAAAGAAGGtgcatcagtggaagttgcacag TTCAATCCCCCATTCACGCTTCCTTTTACCCGTAGAAACGAAGTGGCAGTGGAAGTTGAAAGGAAAGCCTAG
- the LOC135624915 gene encoding uncharacterized protein LOC135624915, producing MGNCLVLQEKKVIRIVKMDGEILRYRSPMKVQQVLDEFPGHAVSDALPVVTYLDPALCLRQGQLYYLLPPKKPAAAVETSVGEEGVIRIKLVITKQQLKDMLSKGGVSHGDIVSFLRGQGGRSGASEKERSMEWKPTLESIPEGNDFC from the coding sequence ATGGGGAACTGCTTGGTTCTTCAGGAGAAGAAGGTGATCAGGATAGTGAAGATGGACGGAGAGATCCTTCGGTACCGATCGCCGATGAAGGTTCAGCAGGTGCTGGATGAGTTCCCCGGGCACGCAGTCTCCGACGCGCTTCCGGTGGTCACGTACTTGGATCCGGCGCTGTGTTTGAGACAGGGGCAGCTGTACTATCTTCTTCCACCGAAGAAGCCGGCGGCAGCGGTGGAGACCAGCGTCGGAGAGGAGGGGGTGATCAGAATCAAGCTGGTAATAACCAAGCAGCAGCtgaaggacatgttgagcaaaggAGGGGTGTCCCATGGTGACATAGTATCTTTTCTACGGGGACAAGGAGGCAGAAGTGGTGCAAGTGAGAAAGAGAGATCCATGGAGTGGAAGCCTACTCTGGAAAGCATACCAGAAGGCAATGATTTCTGCTAG
- the LOC135625740 gene encoding alpha carbonic anhydrase 1, chloroplastic-like, which produces MAMACMKAMFSLEIASLLVACAYAHDFIRFGYGGATGPEKWGSLSSEFKLCSAGKHQSPINIVKDDVVYNPNLKGLDRDYVPTNATFIDNGFNVELRYEGGGAGKVTVDGKNYSLLQMHWHSPSEHTINGERFPVELHLVHKTDGGDITVVSILYRYGHPDAFLVQMRKEIDELAMGARAQVPVGIVRTRWWKRHSRKYYRYVGSLTTPPCTENVIWSILGKVREMSEEQASALKAPLEEEYRSNSRPLQPLNGRTVQLYDERQRRPSCRCCGSLFPGHA; this is translated from the exons ATGGCAATGGCTTGCATGAAAGCCATGTTTTCCCTGGAGATAGCGTCCCTTCTTGTGGCCTGTGCATATGCCCATG ATTTCATTAGATTTGGATACGGTGGAGCAACTGGACCAGAGAAATGGGGAAGCTTAAGCTCAGAGTTCAAGCTGTGCTCTGCAGGAAAGCACCAGTCCCCAATCAACATCGTGAAGGACGACGTGGTCTATAACCCGAACCTGAAAGGACTCGACAGGGACTACGTCCCCACGAACGCCACCTTCATCGACAATGGTTTCAACGTCGAG CTACGGTATGAAGGTGGTGGTGCAGGGAAAGTGACCGTGGATGGGAAGAACTACAGCCTGCTACAAATGCATTGGCATTCGCCTTCGGAGCACACCATCAACGGAGAACG GTTTCCGGTGGAGCTTCACCTCGTTCACAAGACCGACGGCGGCGACATCACCGTCGTATCGATCCTGTACCGGTACGGCCACCCGGACGCGTTCCTTGTCCAG ATGAGGAAGGAGATCGATGAGCTGGCTATGGGGGCACGCGCACAAGTTCCAGTTGGTATTGTTCGTACAAGATGGTGGAAGCGCCACAGTCGTAAGTACTACAGATACGTTGGATCTCTCACGACACCACCATGCACTGAGAACGTTATATGGAGCATCCTCGGCAAG GTGAGAGAGATGAGCGAGGAGCAAGCAAGCGCACTGAAAGCGCCACTGGAAGAAGAGTACCGGAGTAACTCGAGGCCGTTGCAGCCGCTGAACGGGCGGACCGTGCAGCTCTACGATGAGAGGCAGCGGCGGCCGTCTTGCAGATGCTGTGGTTCTCTGTTTCCTGGTCATGCATAA